The following are from one region of the Bacillus methanolicus MGA3 genome:
- a CDS encoding SDR family oxidoreductase yields MTQPSNKKETFPPQHQNRQPGLESEMKPKPEAEDLSYRPSGKLQDKTVIITGGDSGIGKAVAILFAKEGANIVLSYLNEHEDANETKRQVEEENRTCIPIAGDIGDENVCKQIVNQTIKQFGKLDILVNNAAEQHPQPSLSNITANQLERTFRTNIFSYFFMSKAALPFLQKGSSIINTASVTAYKGNEQLLDYSATKGAVVSFTRSLALSLVDQGIRVNGVAPGPIWTPLIPSTFPSHQMATFGANTPMKRAGQPKEVAPTYVFLASEDASYITGQIIHVNGGEIVNG; encoded by the coding sequence TTGACCCAACCATCAAATAAAAAGGAAACCTTTCCACCGCAGCATCAAAACAGACAACCTGGTCTGGAATCGGAAATGAAACCGAAGCCTGAAGCTGAAGATTTATCCTATCGGCCAAGCGGAAAGCTGCAAGATAAAACAGTGATTATCACTGGGGGTGACAGCGGGATCGGTAAAGCTGTTGCTATTCTTTTTGCTAAAGAAGGCGCTAATATTGTGCTCTCCTACTTAAACGAACATGAAGATGCCAATGAAACAAAACGGCAAGTGGAAGAGGAAAACAGAACATGCATTCCAATTGCTGGTGATATCGGGGATGAAAACGTTTGTAAACAAATCGTCAATCAAACGATAAAGCAGTTTGGAAAACTGGATATTTTGGTGAATAATGCTGCTGAACAGCACCCTCAACCTAGTTTGTCAAACATCACAGCAAATCAACTTGAACGTACCTTCCGGACAAATATTTTTTCTTATTTTTTTATGTCCAAAGCAGCTCTTCCGTTTTTACAAAAAGGAAGCAGCATCATTAATACCGCATCTGTTACAGCTTATAAAGGAAATGAACAGTTGTTAGATTACTCGGCAACAAAAGGAGCCGTTGTTAGTTTCACAAGGTCGCTTGCGTTATCTTTGGTTGACCAGGGAATTCGCGTCAATGGTGTCGCACCTGGCCCCATTTGGACACCGTTAATCCCTTCAACATTCCCGAGTCATCAAATGGCGACTTTTGGTGCCAATACGCCGATGAAACGAGCTGGCCAGCCAAAAGAGGTAGCTCCAACGTATGTTTTCCTTGCAAGCGAGGATGCATCTTATATTACCGGCCAAATCATTCATGTGAATGGCGGAGAAATTGTGAATGGGTAG
- a CDS encoding AEC family transporter — protein sequence MNNGNYGTPLILFAFGEAGMKYAVIIMVIQQLLMCTVGVYYAAKGASESASIKTAINEVIKVPIVYGALLGIIFHLFHVRLGETLMDAVSMVGNAAIPTIMIILGMQLAKISVKTLSKGPLTLSLVIKLLLSPAIAWVFTLFFPLEDLLKKNHDRSCRNANCSQYYHVRFTIRNGA from the coding sequence ATGAATAACGGAAATTATGGGACACCGCTGATTTTATTTGCTTTTGGCGAAGCAGGCATGAAATACGCTGTCATCATTATGGTCATTCAGCAACTCCTCATGTGTACCGTTGGAGTTTATTATGCAGCAAAAGGTGCTTCGGAAAGTGCAAGCATAAAAACAGCAATAAACGAGGTGATCAAGGTTCCGATTGTTTACGGAGCTTTGTTAGGTATTATCTTTCATCTTTTTCATGTTCGTTTAGGTGAAACGCTCATGGATGCGGTAAGTATGGTCGGAAATGCCGCAATCCCCACCATAATGATTATTCTCGGAATGCAATTAGCCAAAATATCAGTGAAAACATTATCAAAAGGCCCGCTGACATTGTCATTGGTTATAAAACTGCTTTTGTCTCCCGCTATCGCTTGGGTTTTCACACTGTTTTTTCCATTAGAAGATTTATTAAAAAAAAATCATGATCGTTCTTGCCGCAATGCCAACTGCAGCCAATACTACCATGTACGCTTTACAATACGGAACGGAGCCTGA
- a CDS encoding Na+/H+ antiporter NhaC family protein, whose product MPNSIHFSYREIIALLFLTLIGVLSSVMIQWPLLVGFSPGLIFLILLCKGKGVSWKDLCSIGMRGLLKTKEVILILLLVSMLLPAWYISGTIEQMVSFSLNLLSKEHFLLLSFVLTMLISMLLGTAVGSLSTIGIPIMSAASALQLPHEAVAGALISGAFVGDRSSPFSSAHQLLAYTVELPVFRQFRKLMPTMVIAVLLSFIFYFLFDLKWNLDSSPSNTLSTKGMGESESSYITFIPPVILLLFVCFRVQVKYAFLFSILSSIVIAASKEVSILTIVYHLWHGTDQLGGGVKNMLFLLLFIAMAGIFNGLLEELKIIQPFLDRWLSDSKSLVGNTWRTIAATWMISIIACNQTLPIILTGRSFLPHWRKYHSNEELSRIMADSTMLFPGMIPWSVLAIMCSTIVGVSVLSYIPYAIFLWGLPLITLIVSIVKQEKERKHFQNRKMFLDKCS is encoded by the coding sequence TTGCCAAACAGCATTCATTTTTCATATCGAGAAATTATAGCTTTATTATTTTTAACACTCATTGGAGTACTAAGTTCTGTAATGATTCAATGGCCTTTACTTGTTGGTTTTTCACCCGGACTAATTTTTTTAATTCTCTTATGCAAAGGAAAAGGTGTAAGCTGGAAAGATTTATGTTCGATAGGGATGCGGGGATTGTTAAAAACGAAAGAAGTTATTCTTATTCTTTTATTAGTCAGCATGCTGCTTCCTGCGTGGTATATAAGTGGGACCATTGAACAAATGGTTTCGTTCTCCCTAAATTTATTATCAAAAGAACACTTTTTATTGTTATCGTTTGTCTTAACTATGTTGATTTCCATGTTATTAGGTACAGCGGTTGGTTCTTTAAGTACAATTGGAATTCCTATTATGAGTGCAGCTTCTGCACTGCAACTGCCTCATGAAGCAGTGGCAGGAGCCTTAATTTCTGGAGCATTTGTCGGTGACCGGTCATCGCCGTTTTCCAGTGCCCATCAATTGTTGGCATATACGGTTGAATTGCCGGTCTTCCGCCAATTTCGAAAGCTAATGCCAACAATGGTTATTGCTGTTCTTTTGAGTTTCATATTCTATTTTCTTTTTGATTTGAAATGGAATCTTGATTCATCGCCTTCAAATACTCTATCAACAAAAGGAATGGGAGAGAGTGAATCTTCTTATATTACGTTCATTCCTCCCGTAATTCTTTTGCTGTTTGTCTGTTTTCGAGTACAAGTCAAATACGCCTTTTTGTTTAGTATTTTATCTTCAATCGTAATTGCTGCCTCAAAAGAAGTGTCCATCTTGACGATCGTTTATCATTTATGGCACGGAACAGATCAATTGGGCGGCGGCGTAAAGAATATGCTTTTTTTATTGTTATTTATCGCCATGGCAGGCATATTTAATGGATTGTTGGAAGAATTAAAAATCATCCAGCCATTTTTAGATCGATGGCTATCAGATTCAAAATCGCTCGTCGGAAATACGTGGAGAACAATCGCAGCTACATGGATGATATCTATCATTGCATGCAATCAAACCCTGCCGATTATATTAACAGGGCGATCTTTTTTGCCTCATTGGCGAAAATATCATAGCAACGAAGAGCTTTCAAGAATAATGGCAGATTCGACAATGTTGTTTCCAGGGATGATCCCGTGGAGTGTTTTGGCCATTATGTGCAGTACAATCGTCGGGGTTTCGGTTCTCTCCTATATCCCTTATGCGATTTTTTTATGGGGACTGCCGCTGATTACCTTGATCGTTTCAATTGTGAAGCAAGAAAAAGAAAGGAAACATTTTCAAAATCGAAAAATGTTTTTAGATAAATGTTCATGA
- a CDS encoding DJ-1/PfpI family protein, which translates to MSKNVLILTGDAVEALEVFYPYYRCLEENINCTIASPVKKKLQTVIHDFLPEMETYTEKWGYLLESHASVDEINPADFDGLIIPGGRAPEYIRLNTKVQEIAAHFLKENKPLGVICHGQLVLTTVREYIKGRELTAYSACRPEIEAAGATYVEKMLHVDRNIVSGHAWPDLPGFMKEFFKLLFAKETANV; encoded by the coding sequence ATGAGTAAAAATGTTCTAATCTTAACTGGTGACGCTGTAGAGGCATTGGAAGTATTCTATCCTTACTACCGTTGTCTTGAAGAAAATATCAATTGTACGATCGCTTCACCGGTGAAAAAAAAGCTTCAAACAGTTATTCACGATTTCCTTCCAGAAATGGAAACCTACACAGAAAAATGGGGGTATTTACTTGAGTCTCATGCCTCTGTTGATGAAATTAACCCTGCAGATTTCGATGGTTTAATCATTCCTGGGGGACGTGCACCAGAATACATTCGTTTGAATACAAAAGTGCAAGAAATTGCAGCTCATTTTCTTAAGGAAAATAAGCCGCTTGGCGTCATCTGCCATGGGCAACTTGTTCTTACTACTGTTCGTGAGTACATTAAAGGTCGAGAATTGACCGCTTATAGTGCTTGCCGACCTGAAATAGAGGCTGCCGGAGCAACTTATGTTGAAAAAATGTTGCATGTCGATAGAAATATTGTTTCAGGGCATGCTTGGCCGGATTTACCTGGATTTATGAAAGAATTCTTTAAGCTTTTATTTGCAAAAGAGACAGCGAATGTTTAA
- a CDS encoding NADPH-dependent FMN reductase: MIKIAIIIGSTRPGRNSESVARWFYEIARKRNDAEFEVVDIADFNLPLLDEPTPPSMGQYTKEHTKSWSAKIASFDGYVFVTPEYNHATTGALKNAIDYLYNEWNNKAAGFVSFGSTGGTRAVENLRLIMGELQVADVRSQVALSLFTDFENFSVFKPADHHEQSVNTMLDQVIAWSGALKPLRQNDVGA, from the coding sequence TTGATTAAGATAGCAATCATTATTGGAAGCACACGTCCTGGTCGAAATAGTGAATCCGTTGCCCGTTGGTTCTACGAAATCGCTAGGAAGCGTAATGACGCCGAGTTTGAGGTTGTTGACATTGCAGACTTCAATCTGCCTCTTCTCGACGAGCCGACACCTCCATCAATGGGTCAGTACACTAAAGAACATACCAAGTCTTGGTCTGCAAAGATTGCTTCATTTGACGGCTATGTCTTCGTAACGCCTGAGTACAATCATGCAACAACTGGAGCACTCAAGAACGCAATTGATTATTTATATAACGAATGGAACAACAAAGCTGCTGGCTTTGTTAGCTTTGGGAGCACTGGAGGTACACGTGCAGTTGAGAATCTGAGACTTATAATGGGTGAGCTTCAGGTTGCCGACGTACGTTCTCAGGTTGCTCTGTCTCTCTTCACCGATTTCGAAAACTTTAGTGTTTTCAAACCTGCCGATCATCATGAACAGTCAGTCAACACCATGCTTGATCAGGTCATCGCATGGAGCGGTGCATTAAAGCCACTTCGGCAGAACGATGTTGGGGCATAA
- a CDS encoding inositol monophosphatase family protein, which produces MQNEWNQILQHIKQWVKEAGEEQLRRMDQPVRINEKSAAIDLVTEMDIWTENFLLNKIRQHYPGHSILTEESGIHNGEEGYKWVIDPIDGTTNYAHGFPLFCISIAVQQNGDTVIGVVYVPALNELYEAVKGQGAFLNGRPIQVSSRKKLNQSVVTTGFPYDRATEPNNNVRHFVNVVTKVRDIRRTGSAAYDLCQVAAGRFDGYWELKLNPWDIEAGMLLVNEAKGKTKAVKQEKGYYVLAGNPYIFEILDGLIDER; this is translated from the coding sequence GTGCAAAACGAATGGAACCAAATTCTACAACACATTAAACAATGGGTAAAAGAAGCGGGTGAAGAACAATTACGCAGGATGGATCAACCTGTGAGAATCAATGAAAAAAGTGCTGCAATTGACCTTGTCACCGAAATGGACATCTGGACGGAAAACTTTCTTTTAAATAAAATTCGTCAACATTATCCAGGTCATTCAATTTTGACTGAAGAATCGGGAATACATAATGGAGAAGAAGGATATAAGTGGGTGATTGATCCGATTGATGGTACAACGAATTATGCGCACGGTTTTCCGCTTTTTTGTATTTCCATTGCCGTCCAACAAAACGGTGACACAGTGATCGGTGTTGTCTATGTTCCCGCATTAAACGAGCTATATGAAGCGGTGAAAGGTCAAGGGGCATTTTTAAATGGTCGGCCGATTCAAGTATCATCAAGAAAAAAATTGAATCAGTCCGTTGTGACTACAGGTTTTCCATATGACCGGGCAACCGAACCAAACAATAATGTCCGACATTTTGTGAACGTGGTTACGAAAGTTAGGGATATTCGAAGAACTGGAAGCGCTGCTTATGATTTGTGTCAAGTTGCAGCCGGCCGTTTCGACGGATACTGGGAGTTAAAGTTAAATCCTTGGGACATCGAAGCAGGAATGCTGTTGGTTAATGAAGCAAAAGGAAAAACAAAAGCGGTCAAACAAGAAAAAGGTTACTACGTTCTTGCGGGTAATCCATATATTTTTGAAATATTGGATGGGTTGATAGATGAAAGATAG
- a CDS encoding cysteine hydrolase family protein codes for MNTSLLLIDIQNDYFHGGRMELHNPTLAATNASKILKLFREKKLQVIHVQHISLRPDATFFLPETDGIKIHSQVEPLENEIIVQKNFPNSFKGTNLENILIEHHISELTICGMMTHMCIDATVRAAKDKGYKVNLIHDACATKELQFGKNKISANDVHHAFLAALNGIYADIYSTEEYINKFNNGVQL; via the coding sequence ATGAATACATCTTTACTGTTGATAGATATCCAAAATGATTATTTCCATGGCGGAAGAATGGAACTACATAATCCAACTTTAGCTGCCACAAATGCATCCAAGATTTTAAAACTTTTCAGAGAAAAAAAATTACAAGTGATACATGTCCAACATATATCCTTGAGACCTGACGCAACATTTTTTTTACCTGAGACAGATGGTATAAAAATACATAGTCAAGTAGAGCCTTTAGAAAATGAAATCATTGTTCAAAAAAATTTTCCTAACAGTTTTAAAGGGACTAACTTGGAAAATATTCTAATCGAGCATCATATTAGTGAATTAACTATTTGCGGTATGATGACACATATGTGTATTGATGCAACTGTCAGAGCAGCGAAAGATAAAGGATATAAGGTTAACCTAATTCATGATGCTTGTGCGACAAAAGAGCTTCAGTTTGGAAAAAATAAGATTAGCGCAAACGATGTCCATCATGCTTTTTTAGCTGCTCTTAATGGTATATACGCTGATATTTATTCAACAGAAGAATATATTAATAAATTTAATAATGGAGTCCAGCTATAG
- a CDS encoding beta-class carbonic anhydrase: MSEILNEVLAANDIYADNFGDKGNLAMPPKRRFAILTCMDARLDPAKFAGLAEGDAHVIRNAGGRASDDAIRSLVISYKLLGTREWFVIHHTDCGMETFTNEIIRDLLANSLETAEFDGKQWRDVGKGPGSRAGEYIEFLTINNLEQSVVDDVERIRSHPLVPKNIAIYGFIYDVKSGRLIEVPEASRIGRATI, translated from the coding sequence ATGAGCGAAATTTTGAACGAAGTGTTGGCTGCGAATGATATATATGCTGATAATTTCGGGGATAAAGGGAATCTTGCAATGCCGCCGAAGCGTCGATTTGCGATTCTGACCTGCATGGACGCACGCCTCGACCCTGCTAAGTTTGCTGGACTTGCAGAAGGTGATGCTCATGTGATCCGAAATGCCGGAGGCCGGGCAAGCGACGATGCGATTCGTTCCCTCGTAATATCTTACAAGCTGTTGGGAACACGTGAATGGTTCGTAATTCATCATACCGATTGCGGTATGGAGACATTTACTAATGAAATTATCCGCGATTTGCTTGCTAACAGTCTGGAAACAGCTGAATTTGATGGAAAACAATGGCGAGACGTTGGAAAAGGACCTGGTTCAAGGGCGGGAGAATACATTGAATTCTTGACGATCAACAATCTTGAACAAAGTGTTGTCGACGATGTTGAACGAATTCGTTCCCATCCTCTTGTTCCAAAAAACATTGCGATCTACGGTTTTATTTACGACGTGAAAAGCGGTCGTCTAATTGAAGTACCTGAAGCTTCCCGAATTGGCCGGGCAACGATCTGA
- a CDS encoding fatty acid desaturase, with the protein MNNQKQKNLRKQMAPFEKPNTRDSIWQLINTVVPFFLLWFLAYQSLSISYVLTFVLCVIAAGFLVRIFIIFHDCCHYSFFQNRLANKILGTITGILTFFPYSQWQHDHSVHHATSSNLDKRGTGDIWVLTVDEYLSAPLLTKLAYRFYRNPFVMFGLGPIYVFLIKNRFNRKGARLKERVNTYLTNISIISLVWLFCWTLGWKSFLLIQGPIFFISGSLGVWLFYVQHTFEDSYFEEDENWEYVKAAVEGSSYYKLPKPLQWITGNIGFHHVHHLSPRVPNYKLEEVHNHTLPLQNVPTITLSTSLRSLSFRLWDEQNKKFVGYKGISTKKERKISAQVKSEL; encoded by the coding sequence ATGAACAATCAAAAGCAAAAAAATTTGAGGAAGCAAATGGCTCCTTTTGAAAAACCTAATACAAGGGATAGTATTTGGCAGCTGATCAATACGGTTGTGCCGTTTTTTCTTTTATGGTTCTTAGCTTATCAAAGTCTATCCATTTCATATGTTCTTACATTTGTGTTATGCGTAATTGCCGCTGGATTTTTAGTACGGATTTTCATTATTTTCCATGACTGCTGCCACTATTCTTTTTTTCAAAACCGGCTTGCAAATAAAATTCTTGGAACAATAACCGGTATTTTAACCTTTTTTCCGTACAGCCAATGGCAACACGACCATTCAGTTCATCACGCAACAAGCTCTAACTTAGATAAGCGCGGAACAGGGGATATTTGGGTGCTAACAGTTGATGAATATTTGTCAGCTCCATTATTAACCAAATTAGCCTATCGGTTTTATCGGAATCCGTTCGTGATGTTTGGTTTAGGTCCGATCTACGTTTTCCTTATTAAAAATAGGTTTAACAGAAAAGGTGCAAGATTGAAGGAACGCGTTAATACCTATTTGACAAACATTTCAATCATTTCTTTGGTTTGGCTATTTTGCTGGACGCTCGGATGGAAGTCATTTCTTTTGATACAAGGTCCGATCTTTTTCATTTCAGGTTCTCTCGGAGTATGGCTTTTTTACGTGCAGCACACATTCGAGGATTCTTATTTTGAAGAAGATGAAAACTGGGAGTACGTAAAAGCAGCAGTTGAAGGGAGTTCATACTATAAACTTCCGAAACCTTTGCAATGGATTACAGGAAACATCGGTTTCCACCACGTTCATCATTTAAGCCCAAGGGTGCCTAACTATAAACTTGAAGAGGTGCACAATCATACTCTTCCTTTACAGAACGTTCCAACAATAACTCTATCTACAAGCTTGCGGTCACTCAGTTTTCGCCTATGGGACGAACAAAACAAAAAGTTTGTAGGATATAAAGGTATCTCGACAAAGAAAGAAAGGAAGATCTCAGCTCAAGTGAAATCAGAATTGTAG
- a CDS encoding AEC family transporter, whose translation MIVLAAMPTAANTTMYALQYGTEPEFVSSATLFSTLLSLITLPFILYLVSSV comes from the coding sequence ATGATCGTTCTTGCCGCAATGCCAACTGCAGCCAATACTACCATGTACGCTTTACAATACGGAACGGAGCCTGAATTTGTATCCAGTGCCACCTTGTTTAGTACTTTATTAAGTTTGATCACTTTGCCCTTTATCTTGTATTTAGTTTCATCTGTATAA